The nucleotide window ACCCCGGCCGCCTCCAGCCGCCCCGCGAAGGCCCGCGCGTCGTACTCCGTCAGCGACCGGAAGCCGACGACGAGCATCGGTCGGTCGTCGCTCGCGAGGCCGGCCTCGGCCGCCGCCGGGTACCGCGCGGTCGGCTTCACGGCCCCGCCGAACGTCGGCACCAAGGCGTTGCGGTCGGTGTGGCCGCCGCGGTACGCGTCGCCCGCGAGGTCGTCGAAGAGGTCGAGCCCCTCGCGGAGCGCGTCGCTCCCCGCGATCCGGTACGGGTGCGACTCGGGAAGCCGATCGATCGCCTCGAACGGGTCCGCGAGCGGTCCCTCCGGGTCCGGCCACTCGTCGCGGTCGAGTTCGCGGCCCGCGGTCGGCGGCCCGTCCCGGAGCGGCTTCGCCGGCTCCGTCGCCGGGACGTAGCCGAGCGCGTCGATCAGCCCGGAGGCCTGCCGTAGAGTGCTGGCCTTATGCGAGACGAGCCGCACGTCAGCGCCCTCGCGGGCGGCCGAGACCGCCGCGGTCACCGCGGCGAGACCGCCCCCGATCACGAGGACGTCGCTGTTTATCGCCATCAGCGACCTCCGTCTGCGGTCGCGTCGTCCGCTGCGCGACCACCGTCGGTGCTCACGTCGTCCGCTGCGCGACCACCGTCGGCCGCCGCGGTCCCCGCCGATCCGGACTCGTCGCTCCCCGTACCGCCGGCGGCAGGCGACTCGCTCCCAGCGTCGAACGCGTCGAAATCGACCGACTCGTCGAGGTTCGCCGGGTCGCCGTCGCGGTTCATCGTGGTCGCGTGGAGCAGGTGGTTCAACATCGCCTGCGAGAGCTGCTCGCCCCATAGGGCGTGGCGCTGGCCCTTCCAGCGCTCCTGATACAGCTCGTCTTCGGCGTCGCGGACCACCGGTTCCGGGTACTCCTGAGCGAGCTCCGACGCGATCCGGTGGGTACAGAAGCCGCCCTGACAGTTCCCCATCGAGGCGCGGGTCCGCAGGCGGACCGCGTTGAGGTCGGAGCCGGCCTCGCCGACCGCGTCCTGAACCTCCGCGCGGGTGACGCTCTCGCAGTTACAGACGATCGGGTTCGGGTCGTACTCGTCGAGTACGTCGTCCGCGCGCGACCCGAGCCGCTGGCCCGAGCGGCGGGCGACGGGGGACCGGAGGCCGAACTCGTCCATCAGCTCCTCCATCCGCGCGGGACTCTCCGACCCCGGCAACGGAGCGTCGGCGGTGTCGCACTCCGCCTCGTGACCGAGCGTCTCGCAGACGTGGTCGGAGATGGACTCGGCCATCATGCGGTAGGTGGTGAGCTTCCCGCCGACGATGGTGGTCATCCCCGGGAGGTCGTCGCGGTCGCCGTGGTCTAAGAGGAAGTAGTCGCGGGTGATGTCCGTCGGGTCCTCGGTGCCCGTTCCCGGCGGCTCGTAGAGGGGCCTGACGCCCCAGAAGGAGCGGAGCGTCCGGGCGTCTTCGAGCGCCGGGACCAGCTCCGAGAGCGTCTCGATCATCAGGTCGACCTCCCAGTCCTCCTCGGGGTAGTCCTCGGGGTCATCGACCTCCTCGTCCGTCGTGCCGAGGATACAGGCGGTCTCGTGGGGGACGATGATGTCGGCGTCGCCCTTCGGCCGACAGCGGTTGACCACGGTGTCGACCTGCCGGGTGTTCATCACCGTCATCACGCCCTTCGAGGGCCGGACCTCCACGTCGACGCCGGCCATCTCGCCGACGTTGCCCGCCCACGCGCCGGTCGCGTTGACGACGTGGCGCGCGCGGATCGCCTCGGTCGTCCCCGGCTCGCGGTGGACCCGCTTGCCCGGACCGGTCTCGTGTTCGATCTCGACGCCGACGACCTCGCCGTCCTCGACGAGCACGTCCGTCACCGGCGCGTGGGTCTCGATCCGCGCGCCGTGTTCGCGGGCGTCCGCGGCGTTCGACACGCAGAGCCGGAAGGGATCCACCGCGCCGTCGGGCAGGGCGATGGCCTTCTCGACGTCGCGCGCGAGGTACGGTTCCCGCCGCCGCGCCTCCTCGCCGTCGATCACCTCGACGGGGATGTCGCACGCGCGACAGCCCTCCAGTTTCTCTTGGAAGTACTCCTCCGAGTCCTCCGGGCGCTTGACGAACAGCCCGCCCGTCTCCTCGACGCAGTGGGCCGCGATGTCGCGGAGGACCATGTTCTCCTCGATGCACTCCTCCGCGCTCTTCTGGTCCGAGACCGCGTACCGACCCCCGCTGTGGAGGAGGCCGTGCATCCGCCCGGTCGTTCCGTGCGTCAGGTTCCCCTTCTCGACGAGGACCGTATCGAGGCCCCGTCGCGCCAGGTCCCTGACGACGCCGCAGCCCGTCGACCCCCCACCGACGACGACGACGTCCACTTGTCTGTCCATGGGAGGCCCTTGGACCACGACCACTTTACTTTACCTCCCGAGGCGTCTTGCCCATAACTATCAGAGACATTCAAGTAGTGTAATCCATGTCTTCGCCGATATTTTTATATACCTCACTTTTTCACTCCCGCTACAGTTCGGATTTTAACAGGAAGATTATTATGGTAGTACATTATGTTCACGACCGGCGTGGTAGCTTCCGTGAAAATATGTCGCGGCGGGTTCGATACGCCTCGCGGCCGTTCCGAGTCGGCTCCGGACGGGCCTGACTCGGCGGGCGCGCGGCGCGGCAGCGAACGCGGCACCGGGATCGCCCTCGACGGCGAGCGCGACCCGGTTCCCGCCGCGCGCGGACCAGCGCCACAGGAGGGATCCACAACATGACACAGTACGTCGGTGCGATAGACCAGGGGACGACCGGTACCCGATTCATGGTGTTCGACCACGAGGGCCAGGTCGTCGCGAACGCCTACGAACAGCACGAACAGATATACCCGAACCCGGGTTGGGTCGAACACGACCCGATCGAGATCTGGGAGAACACACAGCAGGTCGTTCTCGACGGGCTCGCGGACGCGGGGCTCGAAGCCGAGCAGCTCGACGCGATCGGCATCACGAACCAGCGCGAGACGACCATCGTGTGGGACAAAGACTCCGGGAAGCCGGTCCACAACGCCCTCGTGTGGCAGGACCGACGGACGACGGACCGCGTCGAAGAGATCCAGGAGGCGGGCAAAGTCGAGGAGATCCGCGAGAAGACGGGACTGGAGTGTGACGCGTACTTCTCTGCGACCAAGACCGAGTGGATTCTCGACAACGCAGAGCCGCTCAAGATGCAGAGCTCCCGCGGCGGCGACCTCCGTGACCGGGCTCGCGAGGGCGAGCTCGTCATGGGAACGATCGACGCGTGGCTCATCTACAACCTGACGGGCAACCACATCACGGACGTCACAAACGCCTCCCGGACGATGCTGTACAACATCCGGGAGATGGAGTGGGACGACGAACTCCTCGACGAGTTCGACGTGCCGAAGGAGATGGTGCCCGAGGTGCGCCCCTCCTCCGACGAGGACTACTACGGCCACACGGACCCCGACGGCTTCCTCGGCGAGGAAGTGCCGGTCGCCGGCGCGCTCGGCGACCAGCAGGCCGCCCTGTTCGGCCAGACCTGCTTCGACGAGGGCGACGCGAAGAACACCTACGGCACCGGCTCGTTCTACCTGATGAACACGGGCAACGAGGCGGTAAAGTCCGACCACGGACTGCTGACGACGGTCGGGTTCCAGATGTCCGGCGAGCCGGTCCAATACGCGCTCGAGGGCTCCATTTTCATCACCGGTGCCGCCATCGAGTGGCTCGAAGACGTCGACCTGATCAACAACGCGGCCCAGACCGCGGAGCTGGCTCGGTCGGTCGACTCGACCGACGGCGTCTACATGGTCCCGGCGTTCACCGGGCTCGGCGCGCCCCACTGGGACGGTCGCGCTCGCGGTACCATCGTCGGGATGACCCGCGGCACGAGCAAGGAACACATCGTCCGGGCGACGCTCGAATCGATCGCCTACCAGACCCGCGACATCGCCGAGGCGATGGAGGCCGACTCCGGCGTCGAGACGACCAGCCTCCGCGTCGACGGCGGCGCGGTCAAGAACAACTTCCTCTGTCAGCTCCAGTCCGACATCATCCAGACGGACATCGCGCGCCCGGAGGTCGACGAGACCACCGCGCTCGGTAGCGCCTACGCCGCCGGCCTCGCCGTCGGCTACTGGGACACTGTCGACGAGCTGCGCGACAACTGGCAGATCGACCGCGAGTTCACCCCTGAGAAGGGCCAAAAAGAGGTCGACAAGCTGTACAGCCGCTGGGACGACGCGGTTGACCGCTCCCGAGACTGGGCGCAGGACGACGAGGAGGACGAGTAGATGAACGAACTGCTGTTACAGGTTCCGGTCATCGGCATGGAGGTCGAGCAGTTCCTGCTGCTCTTCATCACCGCGCTGGCGGGCGGGGCGTTCGGTGCCGCGATCGGCGCGCTTCCGGCCTTCATCTTCACCGGGTTCGTCGTGTTCCTCGGTGAGGGGATCGGCATCCTCCAGCGGCAGATCGGCGCGATCGAGGCGATCCCGGCCGGCGAACTCGCAGCCGGCATCACCGGCGTCATCGGCTTCGGGGCGGTCACCGGTCCGCACATCGCGTTCGCGGGCGGCGTGGCCGCCTCGGCGTACGCCGGGAAGAAGTATCCCGACATGAACCCCGCTGACGGCGGGTACCACTTCGGAAAAGACATCACGTACGCGTTCGGGACGAAGCCGGACATCCTCGCCGTCGGCGCGATATTCGGCGTCATCGGGATGCTGTTGACGCAGGTCGCAAACGGCATCTTCCTCAACGTGCTGGAGACGACGCCGCCGACCGACTTCATCGCGGTGTCCGTGTTCGCGACCGCGTTCCTCGCGCGGCCCGTCTTCGGCTACCCGATCGTCGGGAAGCCGGCGGGCGACGGACTGCTCGACATGTCTCCGTTCGAGCGCGGTGACATGCACCCGCAGGCCGACGGTGGTCCCGAAGAGCACGCCGGCCGGCCGGCGACCGAGCCGTGGCTCCCGCACCAGTACAAGTGGTCGGGCGTCACCGTCATCGGGCTCGTCGGCGGCATCCTCGGCGGCTACATCTGGCTACAGACGGGGAGCATCTTCCTCGGCTACGCCATCTCCGCCATCAGCCTGCTGTTCCTCAACCTCGGCGTCGAGAAGATTCCGGTGACCCACCACATCACGCTGCTGGGCGCGGTCGGCGCGGTCACGCTCGAACCCGTCGCGGGCAGCGTCGTCGCGCTACTGGCGGCCGGCCTCTTCGGTGCCGCGAGCGGTCTCATGGGTGAGGTCACCCAACGGCTGTTCTACTCGCACTCCGGGACCCACGTGGACCCGCCGGCGATGGCCATCGCGATCATGATGCTCGCCGTCTGGCTGCTCAGCATCCTCGGCGCGCTACCCAACGCCGGGTACCTCTAAGCCCGCACGCGGGAGCCGACGCCGCGTCGACCTCCCCGTCGCGGTCGAGGACGGTTCTCACGCGAAGACACCCTCCGACCAAGTCGCCGACACCAATGAGACCAGACCGGAGACGCGACCGACGCCGCGCCCGTTCCGCGAGCGACAGCCGTCGCCGGCGTGACGCGGATGGCGTCCCCGACCGCGACCGACGCCGCACCGACTCCGCTCCGTGCCAGTTTTGTTCGGCTACCCCGGAGGGTCAACCGTGAACATCGACGACCGGATCGAGCGACGGCTCGGCTACGACACCGGGCTGAGCGTCCTCGCGGACTTCGAGGCCGTCTCGCCCGTCGCACACGCTGAGTCCCCGGTCGGCCGCGGGCCGGCGATCGAGCGCCTGCTCGACGTGTTCGCGCCCGCGTTCTCCGGGTCGCTCCCGCCGAGTCTCTACGTGTACGGTCCGAAGGGGAGCGGGAAGTCGGCGGTCGTCTCGGCGCTGTTCGACCGCCTCGCGACCCACAGCGGCCCGCGGCAGGCCATCCAGACGACGACCCGTGCGGTCGAGCCGACGATCCCCGGGTTCGTCTACGTCGACGCCCGTCACGCGTCGACCCGGTTCCGACTCTATCACGCGATGCTGGCCGCGATGAGCGACGACCCCGTCCCGGACCACGGGATCGGCACCGAGGAGCTGGCCGAGTCGCTCCGCGACGTGATGCGCACCGGCCCGGACCTCGTCGTCGCCGTCGACCACACCGACGAGGTGGAGACGCCGACGGCGACGACGCTGATCGACTGGCTCGAAGACGTGGGCGAGCGGCTCGTGCCGGCATGTATCGGCCGCGACCCGCCGGACGCGATCGACTGGGAGCCGGCCGAGACCGTCGAGTTCGGGAAGTATCGTCGGCACGTCCTCGTCGAGCTGTTGACGAGTCGGTGTTCGACCGGTCTCGGCCGAGACGCGCTCTCTCACGACCAGATCCGCGACGTCGTCGAGTGGGCCGCGGGCGACGCCCACGACGCGCTCGCGGCCGTGATGGGCGCGGCGGTGAACGCGGAGCGCGCGGGCGCGTCGACGGTCCGCTCGGCCGATGTCGACGCCGGAATCGAGGGGGTACCGCGTCCCTGCGTCGCGCTGGGACGCGTCCTCGCGCTCCCCGAGAGCCGTCAGCGGCTCCTCTACGAACTCGCCGGGCTCTCGGAGGAGGAGCGATCGACGGTTAGCGTGGCCACGGAGACGATCGCGGCGCGTCCCGGCGTCGACCTCTCGGCGTCGACGGTGCGCCGCGTCCTCTACGAACTCGCCGACGCAGGCCTGCTCGAACGCGTCACCGTCCACCGGAGCGACGGCAAGGGACGCCCGCCGAGCCGGCTCGTGCCACTGTTCCCGACCGTCGTCTTCCGCGAGCTGTTCGACCGACGCGTTCGGACCGGATAGGGCCGGTCAGGATCGACCCGACTGACGCGCTCGGACCGGACTGGACCGGCCGAACCGGCGCGTTCGGAGCGGCGCGCGGCGGACCGGCTCACGCTTTATTCGAACGGAAGACAGTTGCCGACGAAGCGCCGACCCCCCGGTATGGTTCCGCCCCTCGCGCTCGACATCGACGGCACGCTGACGACGCCGACCGGCCGGATCGACCCGCGGGCGTTCGAACTGTTGCCCGCGTGGGAGGCCCCGGTCGTGTTCGCCACCGGGAAGGCGTTCCCGTATCCGGTCGCGCTGGCGCACTTCCTCGGCCGCGAGGAGACGGTGATCGCGGAGAACGGCGGCGTCGCGTACGTCGACGGTGAGACGACGACGGTCGGCGACCCGGACGCGGCGCGGGCCGTCGTCGAGGCGTTCCGCGAGCGCGGCGGCGAGGTCGGGTGGGGCGACGGCGACACGGTGAACCGCTGGCGCGAGACGGAAGTCGCGCTCTCGCCCGACGCGGACGAGGCGCTCTTGCGCGAGGTCGCGGCGGCCGCCGGGGGCGACGTGGAGGTCGTCGACACCGGCTACGCCTACCACGTCAAGTCGGTCGGCGTGAGCAAGGGCCGGGCGCTCGAAGTCGTCGCCGACGCCCTCGGGCTTGACCCCGCCGCCTTCGTCGCGGTCGGCGACAGCGAGAACGACGTCTCGACGTTCGGTGTCGCCGGCGAGTCGTACGCGGTCGCCAACGCGGACGACGCGGCCCGCGAGGCGGCCGATACGGTCCTCGATGCGGGGTACATGGATGGGACCGAGGCGGTGCTCTCGGCGCTGCGCGAGCGTGGAGGGTAACTGCGCCGACACCTCCCGTCACTTCCCGTCGTACGGATACCGCGCCGTCGCCCCGCACTCCAGACAGCGGACGACCACGCGCCCGGGTCGCGTCCGCACGCGACTCGTCTTCCCGGGCCGGAGGTAGACGGCGCAGTCGTCGCAGGCGCGTCTGGAGAGTTCGGCCGGGATCCCACACCGGTTCCGCTCCGCGATCCGGCGGGCGCGGGCGACGTACTCCCGGGCGCGGTCGTACTCGTCGTCGACGACCGCCTCGCGGGCGAGCGCGAACAGCCGCTCGATCCGCTCCGCCGGAATACCCATGTCACTCCGGGCGAGGCGCGGCGGCAAAGACGTTACCATCCCGGCCGGTCGCGGCGTATCCCTCGTCCAGTGCGTCCCCGAGACGGCCGCGGCGGCCGCGACCCGCACGCTTTTTTATCGGCCCAATCCAATCGAGCGGTATGAAGGAATCCCTGATGGACGTGATCTGCTGTCCGCTCGACAAGGCGGCCCTCGACCTCGACGTCGACGACGAGGACGACGAAGAGGTCCTCGCCGGCACGCTCACCTGTACGGAGTGCGGCGAGACCTATCCGATCGAAGACGGGATCCCGAACCTCCTCCCACCGGACATGCGCGAGGAGGCGGCGGCGTAGCGTCCGGTTCACGCGTTCGCCGCCAGAACGCCCTCGCCCGAGACGCCGGCGGCGAACCCCTCGCCCGTGTGAATCTTTTTCTAATACGGGGTCGTGGTCTCCACCGTGCCGACACTCGACGTCGAACTGAACGGGGAGGCGGTCCACGACATCGACGCGCCGGACGCGTTCGCGACCGACGGGCCCTTTCCGGTCGTGCTCGACAACAGCGGGCGCTCGACGCACGTCCACCTCCACTTCGACGACGAGCTCGACCGGGTGACCGCGGTCGACGAGGTCAACCACTTCGTCACCGACGAGGGGACCCGCCACGTCCACGTCTCGATCACCGACGTCGACGAACCGGTCCGCGGGAAGCTGAAGATCGTCACCGGATACGGGTCGAACACGAGCTACGTCGACGTGCGGATCGAACCGTCGGCCGAGACCCCCGAAGAGCCGGTCGCCGTCGACGAGACGCTCTCCGCACCCCCGGAGCGTAGCCCCGATCCCCCGCCCGGGCAGCGCGCGGTGAACGCGCTCGACCGCCTCGTCCGGCGCGGGGGCGTCGCCGGCGCGATCCTCGGGTTCCTCGCGATCGCCGCGGGCGTCGCGCTCGCGCTCGCCGTCGACAGCGTCGTCGTCTGGCTCGCGGTGGGGCTGGCGCTGATGGTCGCCCTCAGCGCGGGGCTGCTCGCGGTGGCGTGAAGGGGTCTTCTCACCGTCCCGTTCCGCGACCGCCGGCGCGGATCCGCGCGCTTTTAACCGTCCCGGCGGAACGACGGGCCATGAGCTTCGAGAAGGAAGACGAGGTCGTGCTCCACGACAAACACAGCGAGTACGACGGCGAGACGGGCACGATCACGCAGGTGATGGAGACGATGTTCGGCGACGCGACGTACACGGTCAGCTTCGAGGACGGCCAAGAGACGGGCGTCCCGGAGGATTCGCTCGACGCCGTCGAGAGCGAGGAGTAACGCCGCCCCCACTCGTTTCGCATGCCGAAAGTCCCCTTCCACTACGTCGACCTCCGCGCGTTCTCGTACGCCACGGAGGACGTGAAACGCGTCGAGCAGGCGCTGTACACCCTCCTCCCGGAGGATATCGAGCTCGACCGCGTCGAGAACGTGGGCCATCACGGGGACCGGATCGTCGTGCTCTCGGCGCGCGTCGAGACCGCGGACGAGATGCGGCACGTGCTCGACCGGCTCTCCGAGCTGGAGGACCTCGACCGCGTCCTCGACGAACTCGACGAGCGGGTCGACGACAACTGCGCCCTCTTCCTCCGCCTCGACAAGCAGGCGGCGTTCCGCGGGGACGTCCGGCTCGGTCCCGGACTCACCGTGCGCACGAAGGTCGAGGCGTACCCGGCGAAAAAGGAGAAGGCCGTCGCGAACGCCCGCGAGACGCTCTCGCGGCTGGCGGACGGCGACGACGACTGAACGCCGACGGCCGCCACGGCGGTTCGTTTCGCCGGCCGCGCGCCCGGACCGCGCCCGCGACGTGTCTTCTCTCGGCGTGCCTTCCCGTGACCCGCCTTCCCGCAGCGTGACTTTTTCACTCGGCCCGCCGATGAGCAGCTATGACCGATCCGTTCGTGGTCGTCGGCGCTGACGCGGCGGGGTTGAGCGCGGCCAGCAAGTTCCGCCGCGAGGCGGATGCCCGCGAGGTCGTCGTCTTCGAGAAGGGCCGGTGGATCTCGTACGCCTACTGCGGGATGCCCTACTTCGTCGCCGGCTACGTCGACCGCATGTCGGACCTCCTGTCGCTGTCGCCGAGCGAGGTCGACGAGCGCGGCATCGACCTCCGCCGCGACAGCGAGGTGGTCGCCGTCGACCCCGACGCGAAGCGCGTCACCGTCGAGACCGCCGCGGGCGACCGCTACGAACAGGCGTACGGCGACCTGCTCGTCGCCACCGGCGCGCGGGCGGACCCCGGTCCCTTCGACGTACGGGGCGTCGACGGCGCGTTCACCCTCCACGACATGGACGCGGCGGCCGCCATCGACGCGTACGTGGCCGAGCCAGACGCGTACGACCCCGACCGCGCCGACGTGAGCGCGGTCGACCGCGAGCGCGTCGATCGCAACGCGGCGATGCCCGCGCCCGAGACCGCCGCGGTCGTCGGCGGCGGCTACGTCGGCGTCGAGATGGCCGAGGCGCTCGCGGAGCGCGGCCTCGACGTCCGCGTGTTCCACCGATCCGGGCACCTCCTCCCGCCGTTCGGCGAGGCGGTCGGGCACCGCGTCGAGGACGCGCTCGAAGCGGAGGGCGTGACCGTCCACACCGACACCCCGGTCGAGGCGCTCGTCGGCGACGACCGGATCGAGGGCGTCGAGGTCGGTGGCGGAGCCGACGGAGCGTCCTCCGAGCGGATCCCCGTCGACATGGCGGTCGTCGGCGTCGGCATCCGGCCGAACACGGACCTCCTCGACGGCACCGGGATCGACTTCGGGTCAGGCGGGGCGATCCGGGTCGACGATCACGGCCGGACGAGCCTCCCCGACGTGTACGCCGCGGGCGACTGCGCGACCGCGCGCCACGCGGTGACCGGCGAACCGGACTGGACGCCGCTGGGACTCACCGCGAACCGCGCGGGGCGGGCCGTCGGGGCGACCGCGGCGGGCGATCCGACGCCAGTCGGCGACATCGCGGGCACCGCGGCGGTGAAAGCGTTCGACACGGAGGCCGCCCGCGTCGGGCTTCTCGACGACGAGGAAGCGAGAGACGCCGGGTTCGATCCGGTCCGCGAGACGGTGACCGCCGGGTCGCGCTCCGGCTACTACCCGGGGGCGGCCGAGACCGACGTGACGCTCGTCGCCGACCGCGACACCGGGCGGCTTCTGGGGGGAAGCATCGTCGGCACCGACCGCGCCGCGGTCCGGATCGACACCCTCGCGACCGCTATCGAAGCGGAGATGACCGTCGCCGAGGTCGAGCGGTTGGACCTCGCGTACGCGCCGCCGTTCAGCCCGGTGTGGGACCCGATACTCGTCGCCGCGAAGGTGGTGAACGGAGCGCTCGACGGCTGATCGGAACAGAATCCGCTGCGGTCGGCTCAGTCGGACGACCGACCGACCACGTAGCCGACCACCGCGGCCGCGACGCCGATCGCGAGCGCGGCGGCGACCGCGACGCCGAGCGGTTCGGCGACCGCGAGAAGTGAGGGACCGTCGGCCGCGAACGGCGATGCGTACGGCATCGGTCCGGTCGCCCGGAGCAGCGTCCCCGCCAGGGGGCCGTAGGCGAGCAGCACTGTCGGGAGGACCCCGCCGCCGGTCGCGGCGAACGCGAGCGCGCCGAGCGCCGTCACCGCGGCGAGGACGCCGGCGGTTGCCGCCGCGCCGAGGCCCACCGCGGCGGTCGCGTCGAAGGCGACGTACGACAGCGCGAACCCGACCGCGCTCCACACCGTCGCGCGCTCGAAGCCGGTCTCGCCGAGGAGGATCCGGCCCAGAAATCCGGAGCCGGACCCGGTCGAGCCGTCGGCCGCCCCGCCGCTCGTCGTCTCGCCGCCCGTCATTCCGGCCGAGTCGCGCCCCGCCCCTCGCGGTCGGGGGTGAGGTTTCCGTGTTCGTCGATCTCGCCCGCGACGATCCGCGTCGAGGAGATGCGCTTGCCGTCCTCGGCCGTGACGTGGTCGACGACCACCAGTTCGAGGGGGTCGTGGCCGCGCTCGGCGCGGATCTCGTTGATCCGCTTGCCGCCGTCGCGCGTCTCCGGGGAGACGACGAGCGCGTCGAACTCCGGCTCGACCGCGATGCCGGTCGGCTCGGTCAGCTTTCGGACCTCGTACTCGCGCCCGTACTCCTCGGCCCGCGGGGCCAACTCCGCCTCCAGGTCGCGCTCGCGCTGCTCGTAGGGACGCACGTACCGCTCGACGTGTCGGGTGTCCGGCGCGAGGTCGTCGGCGGTGAGCCCAACGGTGACGTCACCCAGCTCGAACGCCCGTTCGAAC belongs to Halorubrum sp. DM2 and includes:
- the glpA gene encoding anaerobic glycerol-3-phosphate dehydrogenase subunit GlpA, translating into MDRQVDVVVVGGGSTGCGVVRDLARRGLDTVLVEKGNLTHGTTGRMHGLLHSGGRYAVSDQKSAEECIEENMVLRDIAAHCVEETGGLFVKRPEDSEEYFQEKLEGCRACDIPVEVIDGEEARRREPYLARDVEKAIALPDGAVDPFRLCVSNAADAREHGARIETHAPVTDVLVEDGEVVGVEIEHETGPGKRVHREPGTTEAIRARHVVNATGAWAGNVGEMAGVDVEVRPSKGVMTVMNTRQVDTVVNRCRPKGDADIIVPHETACILGTTDEEVDDPEDYPEEDWEVDLMIETLSELVPALEDARTLRSFWGVRPLYEPPGTGTEDPTDITRDYFLLDHGDRDDLPGMTTIVGGKLTTYRMMAESISDHVCETLGHEAECDTADAPLPGSESPARMEELMDEFGLRSPVARRSGQRLGSRADDVLDEYDPNPIVCNCESVTRAEVQDAVGEAGSDLNAVRLRTRASMGNCQGGFCTHRIASELAQEYPEPVVRDAEDELYQERWKGQRHALWGEQLSQAMLNHLLHATTMNRDGDPANLDESVDFDAFDAGSESPAAGGTGSDESGSAGTAAADGGRAADDVSTDGGRAADDATADGGR
- the glpK gene encoding glycerol kinase GlpK, translating into MTQYVGAIDQGTTGTRFMVFDHEGQVVANAYEQHEQIYPNPGWVEHDPIEIWENTQQVVLDGLADAGLEAEQLDAIGITNQRETTIVWDKDSGKPVHNALVWQDRRTTDRVEEIQEAGKVEEIREKTGLECDAYFSATKTEWILDNAEPLKMQSSRGGDLRDRAREGELVMGTIDAWLIYNLTGNHITDVTNASRTMLYNIREMEWDDELLDEFDVPKEMVPEVRPSSDEDYYGHTDPDGFLGEEVPVAGALGDQQAALFGQTCFDEGDAKNTYGTGSFYLMNTGNEAVKSDHGLLTTVGFQMSGEPVQYALEGSIFITGAAIEWLEDVDLINNAAQTAELARSVDSTDGVYMVPAFTGLGAPHWDGRARGTIVGMTRGTSKEHIVRATLESIAYQTRDIAEAMEADSGVETTSLRVDGGAVKNNFLCQLQSDIIQTDIARPEVDETTALGSAYAAGLAVGYWDTVDELRDNWQIDREFTPEKGQKEVDKLYSRWDDAVDRSRDWAQDDEEDE
- a CDS encoding AAA family ATPase → MNIDDRIERRLGYDTGLSVLADFEAVSPVAHAESPVGRGPAIERLLDVFAPAFSGSLPPSLYVYGPKGSGKSAVVSALFDRLATHSGPRQAIQTTTRAVEPTIPGFVYVDARHASTRFRLYHAMLAAMSDDPVPDHGIGTEELAESLRDVMRTGPDLVVAVDHTDEVETPTATTLIDWLEDVGERLVPACIGRDPPDAIDWEPAETVEFGKYRRHVLVELLTSRCSTGLGRDALSHDQIRDVVEWAAGDAHDALAAVMGAAVNAERAGASTVRSADVDAGIEGVPRPCVALGRVLALPESRQRLLYELAGLSEEERSTVSVATETIAARPGVDLSASTVRRVLYELADAGLLERVTVHRSDGKGRPPSRLVPLFPTVVFRELFDRRVRTG
- a CDS encoding HAD-IIB family hydrolase, with the translated sequence MVPPLALDIDGTLTTPTGRIDPRAFELLPAWEAPVVFATGKAFPYPVALAHFLGREETVIAENGGVAYVDGETTTVGDPDAARAVVEAFRERGGEVGWGDGDTVNRWRETEVALSPDADEALLREVAAAAGGDVEVVDTGYAYHVKSVGVSKGRALEVVADALGLDPAAFVAVGDSENDVSTFGVAGESYAVANADDAAREAADTVLDAGYMDGTEAVLSALRERGG
- a CDS encoding ribonuclease P, which produces MGIPAERIERLFALAREAVVDDEYDRAREYVARARRIAERNRCGIPAELSRRACDDCAVYLRPGKTSRVRTRPGRVVVRCLECGATARYPYDGK
- a CDS encoding methytransferase partner Trm112, which encodes MKESLMDVICCPLDKAALDLDVDDEDDEEVLAGTLTCTECGETYPIEDGIPNLLPPDMREEAAA
- a CDS encoding DUF1918 domain-containing protein; its protein translation is MSFEKEDEVVLHDKHSEYDGETGTITQVMETMFGDATYTVSFEDGQETGVPEDSLDAVESEE
- a CDS encoding RNA-binding protein, with translation MPKVPFHYVDLRAFSYATEDVKRVEQALYTLLPEDIELDRVENVGHHGDRIVVLSARVETADEMRHVLDRLSELEDLDRVLDELDERVDDNCALFLRLDKQAAFRGDVRLGPGLTVRTKVEAYPAKKEKAVANARETLSRLADGDDD
- a CDS encoding FAD-dependent oxidoreductase; this encodes MTDPFVVVGADAAGLSAASKFRREADAREVVVFEKGRWISYAYCGMPYFVAGYVDRMSDLLSLSPSEVDERGIDLRRDSEVVAVDPDAKRVTVETAAGDRYEQAYGDLLVATGARADPGPFDVRGVDGAFTLHDMDAAAAIDAYVAEPDAYDPDRADVSAVDRERVDRNAAMPAPETAAVVGGGYVGVEMAEALAERGLDVRVFHRSGHLLPPFGEAVGHRVEDALEAEGVTVHTDTPVEALVGDDRIEGVEVGGGADGASSERIPVDMAVVGVGIRPNTDLLDGTGIDFGSGGAIRVDDHGRTSLPDVYAAGDCATARHAVTGEPDWTPLGLTANRAGRAVGATAAGDPTPVGDIAGTAAVKAFDTEAARVGLLDDEEARDAGFDPVRETVTAGSRSGYYPGAAETDVTLVADRDTGRLLGGSIVGTDRAAVRIDTLATAIEAEMTVAEVERLDLAYAPPFSPVWDPILVAAKVVNGALDG
- a CDS encoding phosphopantetheine adenylyltransferase, whose product is MNVALGGTFDPVHDGHRKLFERAFELGDVTVGLTADDLAPDTRHVERYVRPYEQRERDLEAELAPRAEEYGREYEVRKLTEPTGIAVEPEFDALVVSPETRDGGKRINEIRAERGHDPLELVVVDHVTAEDGKRISSTRIVAGEIDEHGNLTPDREGRGATRPE